The DNA sequence AAAGACCAAGCCAGGCAGTCTTGAATTGTTCTCTGCCTTATAAACCCATATTGATTTTTGTGCACTAGATCAGTGATTTTCATTTGCAATCTGTTGGCCAACAGCTTGGTTATCAGCTTCATTGATGTGTTAAGGAGGGAGATTGGTCTGTAGTCATTGACCGAAACCGGGTTATGTGATTTGGGGATTAGGGTGATGAAAGAAGTGTTGATGCTCCTCAGACAGACATTGTGGTTGTGGAAGGCATGGCAAAGGTTAAAAATGTCCACCTTTACAGTTTGCCAAGAGGCCTTCATGAATTCATTACTGAAACCATCTGGACCAGGTGATTTGTCATTTGGTAGAAGTTTGACTACTGATTCAATTTCTGTTTCAGTAAAGGGCTCCTCCAAAGTCTCAAGGTCATTGCTTGCCTGAAGTATTGTGTCTGGGTTGATGCCAAACCTTGTTTCTTCTTTTGTCCCTAATCTTTCCTTGAATTCTTCCCAGATATGCTGTTCTTTGTCCTTGTGTGCAGTTAAGATAGAACCATCCTGCTTCTGTAGTTGATTCACCAGATTACCCCTCATTTTTATTGTTGCATTTGCATGAAAGAATTTGGTTGTTGCGTCTCCGAGTTTTATCCATTTTATTGCCCCTCTTTGTCTCCAGTAGATCTTCTGTTGTTCTAGGAGTTCGGTCAGTTTCTTTTTTAGGATAGCTCTAAAGTTCCATTCGAGCATACTAAGGTCTCTATATTCTTCTAGCAATTCAAGGAACTGGATTACCAGTTTTACTTTTGAGATGACTGTTTTCAGGTGGGCCATTGAAGCTTGCTTTTCTTTCAGGGCTTTCCTCAATTTTTTGAACTTCGCCGTAATGCTTTTTGCCTGATCAAGGTGATGCGTTGGCACATTCCAAACATCAGATATAATTTGTTGGAAGCCTGGCAATCTAAGCCAACAATTTTCAAATCTGAAGACTTTGGTCTTTGGAATCTTGGTTGAAACTTTTACCAGGCAGGGAGCATGATCAGAGGGTGTCATATCGTAGCCTTTAACCGAGGTATCTAGGAATTTGATGTTCCAGGAGTTAGAGGTAAAGGTCCAATCAATCTTTTGGAGCAGAGGGTTTGATTGCATGTTTGACCAGGTGTATTTTCTTCCTTGTAAAATAATTTCATTGAGACCAAGGGAGCTGATGGCACTGTTAAACAGAAACATTTCAGAACTATCACCCCCTTCCTTATTCCTATCTTCGTGCTTTCTCATGAGATTGAAATCGCCAACCACCAACCAGTCCACTTCGTGGGGAGTTTGAATGTTTTTGAACCAGTTCACAAACTGTCTCTTTCCTTCATCAGTACATGGAGCATAAACATTTGTTAGAAGCCAGGAATCATTGTTGTGCATTGAGCTCATTTGGATCGAGATCGCGTATTCGTTGGAAAAAATAAGTTCTCCACTGAAAAGTTTGCTTTTCCAAGCTGTGAGTATCCCACCCGAGGCTCCTACTAATGGCAAGTATTCAAATCTATCAAAATCTGGAGGGCAGATATTCCTTAGGAAGGCTATATCAAAACtgtctttttttgtttcttggagGCAGATGATATCAACAGCAAGGTCTACTATCTTATTTCTGATTGGATTCCACTTTTCCTTTGAGTTTAAGCCCCTCACGTTCCAGTGCAGGATGTTCCAACTTCTATTAATCGTTGTATTCATTGATTAAACTGCATGGTTGGACTTTCTTTTCTGCCCTCTATCCTGGGCTAACGGTAAACATTTTAAGAACAGCAGCCCTGAAACCCGACCATACTTCACTAGGCTAACAACAGACTTAAGTTCTGAACGGTAGCTCATAGGCACAAAAGTCGGCAACAAGTAGCCCATACTTAATACAACACATTGCCCCCTGGACATTACTGTCTGAGCTAAGAATTTCAGGCAGATTATCTCTGCAAGCAAAAGAGCCCTACAAAAGCCACTATCAAGTGTTGGTTGAAGACAACCCCTCCAGACTTGCTTTCTCTGAGCTTCTTCATTCCTTGGCTTCATTTGTCTGGTGTGCTGATTGAACCTCCTTTCCTGCAATATCAGCAGCCTCCTCCTCTACCTCTTCCGTAGACTTTCTCACCTCAACTTCTGCGAGAGTGATGCGTGCCCTGGCCACTGGATAGGCCTTCTTTCTTTTCCCCTGCAACGAATCATCACATATCTCAGAGTCATCAAGGTTGCAGAATTGTATTGTTATTTTCCTGATATTCTCTTTTTTAAGGGTTGGTGGTTTGACTCTGCAGGCAAAGCAAATTTTCCCTTTGCAACCCTCAGGCCTAAAACCTTTGTTAGAGTTCTTGATTCTAGGACTCCTTCTTACCTCTGTCTCCACAACTGCTGCAGTCCTTTTGTTGTATCTTTTCTTTGGGGGGGCTTCCTTTGCGTATTCCTGACTTGTCTGCTGTTCTTTCCCCAGGGAATCTGTGAGGCAGGATAAGTTAAATTCTGGGCGTGAAGTAGGGACAGAGAAATCAACTATTCCAGAATCAGTGCTGTCTAGGTGACCAATCAAGCCCGAAGCTAAGATGTTCCTAATCCAATCAAAATTATTGGGGTCCAACAGTTGGGCAGTAAAGAAATTAACCCAGGTAGCAGGGATAGACACTTGTAGGTTTGCAGGGTTACCTGAGGAAAAGAACCTAGTGCTTAGCCTGGTTGCTTCTGCATTTGTGGCCTGAGACCATGCCATCTGATTGTCTTTTATTCTGGTTAAGGTCAACCCAATCTGAATTGATTGTTCCTGATGGAAATTATCAGCCACCATTGCTTCCAAGACTTGATTCTCATCAGGTATAAGGGCCTGATTGATCTGATTAAAGTTGTTCAGGAGGTCTATCTCATTATTTGTAATTTGCAAATGGTTATTGCTATCATGAGATTTCTGACTCCCTTCCTGCCCTGACATTCTTTGGTGATTTTCAATTTCCATTGGGCCCACAGCTTGCTCCAGAGCTTGAAAAGTTTCCTGGGCTTTTGACTGATTCAGAtgatctgcccatccgtcctgcTGAACATCCTGGGCTGGAGGCCCATTAATTTGAATCTGGTTCTGTCTAGTGTCCCCCCTGCTAGTCTGGTTCTGTCTAGAGTTCCCCCTGCTGCTGTTCTGTTGTGATCCCAAGTTATTTTCTTCCTCTTCCTGGCTTTGGTTCTCAAGCAGGTCCTCTGAGTTCATTAACTGCTCAGGGGAGAATTCTTCCACTAGGAAGTTAAGGGGTGGGCCCTGCTGATTCTGCTGTGGAATTTCAGCAGGAGCTTGCACAGCCTCTGGAGGTGCCTCCACTACTTCTTGGGCCATTGCTCCAATTCCCACCCCTAGTTCATGTACCTCGACCTGAACCACTGGATTGTTCTGATAAACCTCACCCTGTTCCTGTAAGAGGTATTGAATTTGCTCTCCGTGTCCAAAAGGATCATTCTCCACAGGGTTTATGATGACTGGGTCAAGGTCCTGATCCATGGGCGGTTGGTTAAGGTCAAGACCCTCAGCCATGTCAGCGTTGCCACCAATCCCATGTTGCTCAAAGATTCCAATATTCTGCTGTGCCAACTGAATATCCTCCAGTATTTCTTCTGCTTCTTCCAAGTCCCGGTTGACATCTTGATCTTCTTCAGGCCATGCATCCCACCCAGCCTGTCCTTGTCCCTGAAGCTGATTGCCAGGGTTATGGACAGGTTGCCCAAGCCCAATGAAATCAAAGGGTAGAGCCTGCTCAATAACATTGTTATCAGGGACAGGGTCCTGGGGTGGTGGTTCTTCGTAAGGCTGTTTCTGTCTAAGGACTTCACACTGAATAGTGAAACTTTCTCCTCCGATTGTGTCAGGGTCTTCTAACACCACATACTGCGGCACTTGCTCCACATCTTTGACCTTGGCTCTTATCAGCAGAGAAGATTCTGAACCTTCTTCTAGCTGAACCAGGAGGACTTTTGCAAAGTCTCCTACAGCTTGATAGATGTGTCTTTCTGACAGGTAGTCTCTAGGGAAGTCTAGCAATAGTAACCAGCACTCATGGTTGAAGTCTGCCGCACGCCAATTCCTTCCTCGGTCATGCTTGGTAAAGGTAACTAAGACATTGTCAAAGACGTGAGGGCTATCCTGAACAAGCGCGTCTCTGGCATGAGCATACTTCAGTCTAACCATTGCCTGACCCAGACTAGTTGGTTGGATATCTAGGTACGGCATTCGCACTTCTTCTCTTAAAAAATCTCTTAAGACCCCTCTAACAGCAGCAAAGTGCATGGGATTACCAGGGATGGGGTCGATGGTGACGATCGCCAGGTTCTCGTTCCTGGCCAGAGGACGCACCGGAGCCACCGCTCTGGTCATGAATCGTCGGTTCGGCACATCCTGGACCTCCAAGTGGTCAGGCAGGAACGGCGCCGGATCAGCACGTTGGAAGGCCATCGGGCCTTCCTCTTGAGCCGGGTTGTTGAGGTCTGGGATTAAGCAAAGGTGAAGGGGAGGAGGGTGATGGAGGGGGGGAGGAGGGTTTTCTTGGGAAATAGTGGCAAGAGCTCTGGTGTCCTCGGAGAGGGTGGAAGGCGAAGCGGTCGAGGGGAAAAGCAGCCAGGATTTTGGGTCTGGCGCACTGTTCAACCTATCTCTTCCATCTGCCTCAGCCCAAAGAGTGTTAATGGGCCTTGTCTGGCCATCCAAGGGAGAGCTATTGCCGCAGGCTGCCACAGGCCGTTGAATCCGGGAATCCCGGCCAGAGGAATTTAAATGAGGCCTCCTTGCATCGGGTGGTTGGGCAGATGAATCGAGGGGCGACCAACGAGGTTGCTGGACCTCGCTCCTCAAGATTTTGTTGTCCCCTGTAAGATTTGGAAGCAACGCAGGAGGCAGCAATATGGCCAGGAAGAAAGCACGCGTGACAACGGATTGGGTGACGACAGTTGACCCGCCAGTGGTTAGAGGCCAGGCAACGAGAGCAGAGCCTTGTCTGTCTGCTGACACTGGGTTTCGTCAGAACCGGCAGTCTGGGGAAGCCACGAATGCCATGATGGAAAATCCGACCAGATTGAAGGGGGACCGCATTGGCGCCGGTGAGCTTTGGACCCGATCCCAGTGGGACCGCATTGGCGCCGGAGAGCTTGCTGCCACTGCCCGGAACGGCATTGGTACCAGCAGGGAAGCGACCCAAGGGGGCAGAGCTCAGGCCGGCAGCCATTGTACCAGAGGCGGCACTAACCGGAACGGTTTCGGCACCGGCGGGGAGCCGAGCCAAGGAAGAGAAGTTCAAGCCAGTCTTCTCGGCACTAGAGGCCGCGCTGAAGGCACGATTATGTCCTAGCGGGATCGCGTTGGCGCCGGACAACAAGGGGGCAAGCGAATCATGCGTATGACTGCTCGAGCTCGGCTGCCCAGAAAGGACCTGAGCAAAGGAGCGTCTGAACGATTTGGGATGCGACCAAGAGAGTTCTTCCTCCTTAAGGAAATTTCGATATTCGTTTCTCCCGTTGGGACCGCCATTGccccaaagaaagaaaaagacctTGAACGCATCGcaagaaaaaaatttcaaagAAGCAATGAACAACCCCACTTGTTTTGAGGAAACGGCGAACTTAAAAGAACGTTCACCGAGCTGAGAAACAAAGAAATGAGTGGCAGAGCCCCCGAGAGCTGCTTGGAGAAGCGAACTAGCAGTGGGGGTAGACAGTTTGAACTTGCACCGGCCGAAAGCCGCCACAAGGAAGAAGGAATGGCGATCAAGGACAGAGTGGGTGACGGGGGCAGCGAAGCGTTGCCAGATACGCTGCTGGGTGGCAATCCCTGGGGCGAACGAGAGACCAGCAAGATCCATGAGAGAAAAGGGGATAGGAGATGGAGATTGAGACTTACCTATGGGGTGCAGCAGGACACACCGTCAGCAGGCCCCGGGCAAGATCACCTCCTCGGCTTCTTCGACATCCCCTTGACATCCTTGACGTCAGCTAGCGCGGCAGGGCAGCTATGCTCGCATGTCGGCGGCCGGCGGCCTTTGGCAAGGCGACGGCGTCGTCGGCGACGGGTCCGGCCGCCGGCTCcggggccggcgccggcgcggtcGCGTCCGCTGTTCTCAGCTCTCGCTCCTCACCCGCTCCCGGCCGTTTTAGCCGAACGGTTCCTTCAAATGATTACTAGACAAACAGTCTATTAGTTTGTACTAGCACGGAACGGTTCCTGGTGCAGAACTACCGTTTCGCTCTAACCGAAGCTGGGCCTTAAGATCCGTAGATGGTTCCACAAGTAGAATGAATATGAAGAGTAGGAATTATTGTTTACAATATAGCTGAATCGCTCATACCATTATTGTAATATGATTCAAATACAAATCCAATGACCAATTTGATAAGAGGTACCAAAAAATGACTATATAGAAGGCAAAACAACTGAATTCTCtggtattttattttattataatcTAATTAATTTGAAGAGAAGTCCATGATAAACAGATCCATAAGGCTTTACTATATATCTGCGCTCAGGAGAGCAGTCAGCACTATGATCGCGTAGGGTCAAGGACTTGTCCAGCAAATAGGATAGCACCAGATACTTCCTCCACCACGAAGAAGGCAAATGGATGGTCGGCGACGAAGTCCACCGGCGGCGGATCCTGCCACCCCAGTCCACATGAAGTAAACATATCGGAAGCAGTAACAGCCGCCGCCTCCGTGCCTTCCTCATTCACTTCGATCACAGCCTTGTGCAGGAGGTTCCCAAGAAACAGTGGCTCATGAGACTCGTCGTCTTCCTCCAGCAAGTCGGGCAGCTCAGCTGCCCCCGAGAACACGGCCTGGACGCCGAGATCATGGAGGTCCTCGCTCAAGGATCTGGTGTAGGACATCTTGAACCTGGGAACCCAGAACTCCCCTACCTCGACCTTGTTCAGCGGCAGGTTGTCCTGCAAGAAGCTCGGGCTGGACGCCATGGCGTCCATGAGACCCTGCAGGCCGTCGCGCGCGTAGGACACGCGCGGGCCGCCCTCTTGATGGctggccgccggcgccgggatGGCCTGCTCCACCATGGCCCTGACGTTCGCGTCGAGGCCGTCACGGGACCCTGTGCCTAGCAGGTCGAGGAGCTCGCGCAGGGTTTTGCCCTGCGCACCGGCGGCGACGAGGGAGAGCGCCGAGTAGATGGACAGCGGCGAGAAGACGAGGTTGCGTGCGGCGTCGCCATGTGAGGCGGTGAACTGCTTCGTGAGGCGCTGAGACAGAGACGTGAGGCCGGAGCTTGCGTGCCACCGTGCCGCCGCCACAGCCGTTTCCATTGTGATGatggaacaagaagatagtATGCGCGCCTACCGCATCTTCTGTATGTATACGTAAAAGCCTGGAACTATTTATATAGTACAAATGTATCGTATTATTGGCTTATaaacagataaatatggtatctgTTATTAATGAAGATAGAATGTCTTGTACTTCTGGCTTAAGGAACAGAATCACgataagggcactcccaatgcaagactctatcacagagtccaaaacaattaattatatattatttatggtattttgctgatgtggcagcatatttattgaagaaagaggtagaaaaaataagactccaagtcttatttagactccaagtccacattgttcgaggtaataaataactttagactccatgataaagtctgcattgtgagtgccgtaACAGCCGTACTCCACGGGAGCACAACCCCCCGTTAGGAAGGGTTCCAAGCTTTGGAGTTTGGCAACTCCCCAAATATTATGTCAAAGAAAAAAGGTTGATCTTCAATAGTTTGTCATAATTAACTTGGCAAAATCAAAATTAGACCCACAATCTAGTATTTTCTCGTGGGAACTTTCTTTGCGCGCGTGTTCCTTGGCGCGCCCACAATCAAGTTTAATGAACATTAGCTGTTGTGCAACATATATTAATTTTTGTATGATGCTAGAcggcaagcaagcacatgagaaGTCACATCGAGCCAGGGAGAAGCTGGCGGCATCGAAAAAATCATGGATCCGCGTGGACGAGTCCCGCGCATATATATCAGCGTAGAGAGCTGATTTTTGCCAACTTTGCTAACATGTTGGAGttcctttttttccttttgccaaaagaataagagcatctctaaaAGCCTTTTTAACTTTTGGGGTTATCCGAAATCAGATATTTCAAAGTTGGACCACTACCTTTTATTATAATATATACCTCCTCTAGcttttgatcaaaattatagaaaaaacactaatatttatgacactaaattagtatcattgtgTACTAAATAAGTATatcctaaaataatatttttgcaGTATGCTTCTTTGTTGTTATTTTTCCTTCTTATAaaattggtcaaacttagataaTTTGGGTTTCAATTGTTTATTTTAGGATGGATgaagtatttataaatgtaataaatacatatctttaaaaGACGAATCTTGCACCAGAGACGCTCGCACCGTATTTGGCCACGTCGCCCGTTGGCCGTTGGATCCAATAGGCAAGCAAGGTAGTCCGTCGGATGCGGTAGCGATCCGGGTCTCTGTCCGCTTCCCACATCCGATATGTGTCGCGAAGTTTCTTGGCCCTTGGCCATCGTGCTCCCTGGGAGAGCGCGCGGCGACCGGCGAGGAGACGCGGACGCATCCAACGTGGGCACAAGCACCCCTGTCCAGGCAGTGGCGGAAGCTTCTCGGCACGAGGAGACGAGTAAGGCCGCTTCCGAGTCACAACAAGAGAAACAAAAGAGCACGAAGTGCCAGCTCCACCAGTATCCCATCGTCACTTTCGCCGGGGATCACGCCCACACAGAGCTTTGCTCTCCTTCAACTTCAACAAGGTAAACTCGAGCTCCTTCAGGCCCTGTTCGTTTCCCCTGAGGGTCCGTTCGTTCGGTTAGCAGGGAACGAGACTCTGGAAAAAAATCCAGCTGGAACAGCAGGCTTAATTTGTATAGGAAAGTAAATCTGGAATGAATCCTGGTCTTGGAAGGAGCTAACCGAACGAGCCCTGAGTCAACCCAGAAACAATTCCCGACCGAAATCGTtagtttatttatatatatgattTCATCGGCCAGAATGAATCCTGGTGTCATACTGCCCTAAACCATCGAGCCCTCAACAGATCCCATTTGACTTGATGTGGATCTGTAGCGGTTTGGTCGTTTCTTCTATGAATGCATTTGCTGTTAACTTGTGAAAATCACAGGAAAATAACAATAGAGCCAATATAAAATCGTTATTTTTAGATTCATAACATAATCCTCTACCTTTTTTAAATAAGTTTGCACATGttattcggccttgtttagtttcgaatttttttttggatttcgatagtgtaacatttttgtttttatttgacaaatattatccaatcatagactaactatactcaaaagattcatctcgtgatttataggtaaactatgcaattaatttttattttcgtctatatttaatactctatgcatgtaccgcaagattcgatgtgacagagaatcttgaaaagcttttggtttttggagtgaactaaacaaggcctaaccaaaaaaaatttactGTAATGCGCAGAACTTAAATAAATGTGAAATAAATTCCCGAGAGATCTACAAATTTCAACACCAGTTTTATTGGATCGATCTTTTGTGATATGCCCTTAGCTcgagaaatccatattttaatTTCGTGATACTTAGCTTTATTTTCTAACTTCATTACATCTATTCTAAACTTCTTCCCATATCAACAAGGAACACAGGTTGTTTTACTCGTCGTCCACCAGGATCCTTTAGACGGGCTCAGCGCGGTCGATGACATTGAAAAACAAACAGCTTCCCGAAGGATACTTGCTTTTGCTTCCTTGCTAAATGCATATTAATTACTAGCTATAGTACCCTATTTGAAATAGGATAATTGGATAACTCACAATTTCTAATGCCCATGCAAACATGTGTAATACAGATTTACTAAGTTGGTTAGTCTTACGAAATATAGAAGATCATATAGCTACATTTCATTTCTGAGATAATAACAACGACACAATAATACCCAAAACACTACTTGCTTCATTAAACAAACTAAACAACGGGCTAAGCTGCACAGGGTCTTGCACAGCTCAAATGAGAGCAGATCATCATTGTTTCAAACATGTACTTATGAACTGGTATAATCCAAGGAGGGCGCGGCAAAGCCGCGCCTGTGTTTCTAGTTATCACGGATCTAATTTTCAAGGCATATTTTAAATACTAATTGAATTATTATGTTCAAGATTAGTCAATGATAATTAATTTAGTGTTAGGACATTCACCAAGTTATCAAAAGAGTGGCATAGAGGGAAACAAAATTTTATGTCAGCTTCTCTAGCCTGAGGGCATGTAAGTCATTTTTTAACGCCGTTAGCCACCGTTAACGTTAAATATGGACTGAATGACTTGTAAGGCAAAAAAGAAAAGTGTTATGGCATACTGGTCCGCTCCAACTTTTTAGTGACACAGAGAAAGTTACCATCTTTCTTAATGGCACACAGAAAAAGTCTCAAGAAGAGGCTTTTCtaagaaaatctaaaaaatcaaTAATATTAATTGTCATAGTATCCTGAACGGAACAACCCttaggtgtttgggactgcttcaCGAACTCTGCTCCATAAACTCCGTCGTGGAGCAGCTCAAAAAAAACTGGAGTTCGTAGAGtaactctttaggtgctctcacaactccacccttttttctcgaactgagtgcgtggagctgaaaccgtttggctaaaaaacgtggagcgaAGCTGAAAAACGTAGAgaagagcagtcccaaacacccccttatccTCTCGTCTTCCCAAGCGTCTCTTCTTCCCAAAGCATTGCACTCTACACCGAATTAAAATCAAGTGTCTCCTCGGCTCCTGTTGCACGCGGCTCACTTCAGTCAAACGCGTCTCCTCGGCTCCTGTGGCAGGCACAACCACGCCGGCCATCATATATACCACTCGATCTCTGCCAGACGAGAGAGTAGCAGTACTGGCAGTCACCAGCAAACCATAGCGCGCTTCATTGCATCCATTCCATCCTCGCGCCATTGCTGCTGTTCGCTACAGAGTGATATCCTTGCTCCTCGTTCCATCCATTCTATCCGTGCCTATGGCCACCTCACCGGCTGCATCGTCTGGCACTGCCACGGGCACCATCGGCGAGACGATCGTTGGGTCGCACCTGTGGAAGATCGACCGCTTCTCGGCAACCAAGGATCTCGGCGTCGGCAAGAGCATCAAATCTAGCACATTCAACGTCGGAGGGCATACCTGGTACATCGAGTGCTATCCTTGCGGTGACAACGAGTACAGCGCCGGTCTGGTAACCCTCTTTCTGTGCCTCTCTGCTCATAAGGAACAAGTCGAGGCAAAATGCAGGTTCACTTTGATGGATGATGACCGAGACTATTATCAAGACGGCTACAACCACACCTACAACGCAGAGGATTCAAGGGGCTTAGGTATTGATCTCATAAAAAGGGCAGATCTGAAGAAGCACCTCAAGGACGACTGCTTCCGGATCAGATGTGATGTGTACATTGTCAGGGAGTTTCCTGCTGTGCCACCGCCGGACCTGCATCGACCTCTCAGTGACCTTGTTGCTAGTGGAATGCCTGGCGGCGATCGGACGTTCCAAGTCGGCGGGGAGGTCTTCACTGTGCACAGGTGCAAAATCTATACATATACTCGCTCGCTGCCCGATCGATCCTTGGTTTTTATTAGCAAGTTTTTGTTCATGGTTTTGACTGATCACCAAACTATAATAACCTACATGTAGAGGACTACCAGACCCATCTGCCCACATAGCAGCCTCCCCAACACCCGCCGGCACCAGCAGTAGCACCGCGGGGAGCATCTCTTCCGTGTCGCACGTCCTGACGATCGACGGCTACTCCAAATCCAAGAAGATGTTCCGCACCGACGACTATGTCGAATCCGAATGGTTCAGGGTCGTCGGAGGGCACAGCTGGTACATCAAATTGTACCCAAGCCGCGAAAAAGAGGATGACGACAGCGGCTGCCTAGCCGTCTTCCTCAATAACAACTGGTGGCTATTAGATGAAGATCATATTGAAGATAAAGTACTGAAGGTGCGAGTCGAGTTGACCCTGCTCACCTTTGCTCGAGAGATCATATCGTCGGCCCAATTTTGCTACGCCTTCACATCAAGATATGATAAATGCCGCTGTTATTTCCCTTTTAATACGGAGATGGAGCCTCTTATTGGGGACAGTTTCCATGTCAAGTGTGATGTCACCGTCGTCAAGGAAATCACTCCAATACTGCGGCCGCCAGACCTGAACCTGTACTTCGGCCACCTCCTAGCAAGCCAGGTGGCAACCGATGTGACCTTTGAGGTTGGCAGCGATCTGTTCTCGGCGCACAAGTTGGTGCTCGCCACCCGGTCCAGGGCCTTCATGGCCGAGTTCTTTGGACCAGCAGGGAAGGGCAGCAGTACTACTGTCACTCGTGTGCAGATCGACGATATGGAGCCGAGAGTGTTCAAGGCTTTGCTCCATTTCATCTACACCGACACCCTCCCTGAGCTACATGAAGATGACGACAAGATTGTGATGGCTCAGGATCTGCTTGTCGCGGCGGATCGGTATGACATGGGGAGGCTCAAGTTGATCTGCGCTGACATGCTTTGCAACTACGTGAACGACGCACGTGCAGCTTTCGCCATGCTGGAGCTGGCTGACAAACATTGCTGCCGCAGGCTCAAGGTGAAGTGCATGAAGCTCCTCAAGGGCCACTTCGCCAAGGTCGCTCCTTGAAAAGGCCTGAATACACTTCGTCAACATCGCTCCTTGAAGGCCTGAATACCTTGATGGCGCCTTCAGTCTGAATGAGGCAAAGGCATTTCTATCTCTGTTCTCTTCTATGTGCTACGACTGCATAATTTTATTTTGGCATTTTATTATCAATGCTATATGGTAAACATTTAGCAACATGCACCTCCGATCCTATACTACTTTGAGACACATTTTGTAATCAGTTTCATTTATATAATATCTATCAGCCAATGTTATGTTCCACGAGGTTGCTGCTTGGtctattttatcttttattagTGCTGGTATATACCTGTTGTGATGTTAACATTACCACGATATGTAGCTGTTCCTTTGCAAAGCAAAAGTTCATActtctatttttataatttggtaTTCTTAGTCAAGCATGCTTAAAACTCAATCAGGCATTACAGGTTCTATTCGTGACAAAAATAGACCCATCACAGGTTGTATTTCCCCTTTTCCCCTTCCTCCCCACCCTCTCTTCTAGTAGTTCCCTAGTGGAATAAGGATCCCAATCCTCCTCACCTTTGTCATCTTAGTGGTGATGGGCAGGCTCCTTGGGCTTAGTGAGTGACATTTTATCCTCAGCTACTTTTCTATTGACTGATTTCAACAATATATAGTTCGCTGAGATGTTCTTTCTTTCCAATTAAGCTCAGCGAACTATATAGTGGCATTATCACTCACAATAAACCAATCAAACAGTTCCTCTAATCAAAACCAATAGATTATACATGAAACTTGATGTTGTGGCGCCCGCGGCCTGCGACTCTACCCTCCccggtctctctctctccccaaaTCTCGTTTATTTCGGAAGAGAAGAAAATAAATCATGGGATCGAAATCAAACCTGGCTCGAGTGCTACACGGTGCGGAGGCGGGAATGGGGCGCTCCTAGGATCCCGCCATTCGAACGGAACCCCGCACTGACCGAGGCTGCCATAGAGCGCGCGCTCCTAA is a window from the Sorghum bicolor cultivar BTx623 chromosome 5, Sorghum_bicolor_NCBIv3, whole genome shotgun sequence genome containing:
- the LOC8079115 gene encoding BTB/POZ and MATH domain-containing protein 3, with product MATSPAASSGTATGTIGETIVGSHLWKIDRFSATKDLGVGKSIKSSTFNVGGHTWYIECYPCGDNEYSAGLVTLFLCLSAHKEQVEAKCRFTLMDDDRDYYQDGYNHTYNAEDSRGLGIDLIKRADLKKHLKDDCFRIRCDVYIVREFPAVPPPDLHRPLSDLVASGMPGGDRTFQVGGEVFTVHRGLPDPSAHIAASPTPAGTSSSTAGSISSVSHVLTIDGYSKSKKMFRTDDYVESEWFRVVGGHSWYIKLYPSREKEDDDSGCLAVFLNNNWWLLDEDHIEDKVLKVRVELTLLTFAREIISSAQFCYAFTSRYDKCRCYFPFNTEMEPLIGDSFHVKCDVTVVKEITPILRPPDLNLYFGHLLASQVATDVTFEVGSDLFSAHKLVLATRSRAFMAEFFGPAGKGSSTTVTRVQIDDMEPRVFKALLHFIYTDTLPELHEDDDKIVMAQDLLVAADRYDMGRLKLICADMLCNYVNDARAAFAMLELADKHCCRRLKVKCMKLLKGHFAKVAP
- the LOC8079114 gene encoding putative serpin-Z6A; this translates as MVEQAIPAPAASHQEGGPRVSYARDGLQGLMDAMASSPSFLQDNLPLNKVEVGEFWVPRFKMSYTRSLSEDLHDLGVQAVFSGAAELPDLLEEDDESHEPLFLGNLLHKAVIEVNEEGTEAAAVTASDMFTSCGLGWQDPPPVDFVADHPFAFFVVEEVSGAILFAGQVLDPTRS